From one Deinococcus aetherius genomic stretch:
- a CDS encoding right-handed parallel beta-helix repeat-containing protein produces MGGALFALAVQAPADLTPWQIEAEHARGHNDQPLPTRQGADSAWIISDKAASDGRAVLLASNGGSVGQVLPGSFRPGVYTVGIRARGEAYQGWPTVELRLDGRRVGAVTVTNGEYALQTLANVSLRPGQRLDIVFVNDAYDGAQDRDRNAVLDQLALTPLQDAAPPAGRTPGDVLDVKSFGAKGDGVTDDSAVLARIGNAGGKDIYFPPGTYVIGRPVRLDGLKHQTIYGSNATLRASDDFQAGDALGMLTLTNAQDLTVRDLTIVGRARYDVAPFDQRADGLHVEDSRDVHVRGLNVQRTHSVGISADGSDGVVIEDSTVSGAYANGIGTGNSNNVKILRNTVTGLGDPGSGNYKEPPGLGIFGWGGKNFLAEGNVLRNITNTATKTEGIANTTYRGNTIDGFGKDGIKIMPRPGYSTSVAGAVVEGNTIRNRHPWAADGTSYILFHSVQGGRVAGNKIESTYRPGHFYEEDAVRVNTFSKGPPSRDIVIEGNEIVGTRRGVRLEADGTVFRGNTVRGQDPWARSGLIVSANGVSVANNTFDGPVIGVLLDSGVARTRVENNRFANNSGSGVYADNDNSDTTVGGNSFGVGVAQRVVGRVNGCRSNEC; encoded by the coding sequence GTGGGAGGCGCCCTGTTTGCCCTGGCGGTTCAGGCTCCAGCCGACCTCACGCCCTGGCAGATAGAGGCGGAGCACGCGCGGGGGCACAACGACCAGCCGCTGCCCACACGCCAGGGCGCGGACTCCGCCTGGATCATTTCCGATAAGGCCGCGAGTGACGGGCGTGCCGTGCTGCTGGCCTCAAACGGCGGGTCGGTGGGGCAGGTGTTGCCCGGGTCCTTCCGACCCGGCGTCTACACCGTGGGGATTCGCGCACGAGGCGAGGCGTACCAGGGCTGGCCGACCGTCGAATTGCGCCTGGACGGGCGCCGGGTCGGGGCCGTCACGGTGACGAACGGCGAGTACGCCCTGCAGACCCTGGCGAACGTTTCCCTGCGGCCGGGGCAGCGGCTCGACATCGTATTCGTCAATGACGCGTACGACGGCGCGCAGGACAGGGACCGCAACGCCGTGCTCGACCAGCTCGCCCTGACTCCCCTCCAGGACGCTGCCCCGCCCGCCGGGCGAACTCCCGGGGACGTCCTCGACGTGAAGAGCTTTGGGGCCAAGGGGGACGGGGTGACGGACGACTCGGCGGTCCTCGCGCGCATCGGCAACGCGGGCGGCAAAGACATCTACTTCCCGCCGGGGACTTACGTGATCGGGCGGCCGGTCCGCCTCGACGGGCTGAAGCACCAGACGATCTACGGCTCGAACGCCACCCTTCGGGCGAGCGACGACTTCCAGGCCGGGGACGCCCTCGGCATGCTCACGCTGACGAACGCCCAGGACCTCACCGTTCGCGACCTCACCATCGTCGGGCGGGCCCGCTACGACGTCGCGCCGTTTGACCAACGCGCTGACGGGCTGCATGTGGAGGACAGCCGGGACGTGCACGTTCGCGGCTTGAACGTACAGCGCACCCACTCGGTGGGGATCAGCGCCGATGGTAGCGACGGCGTCGTCATCGAGGACAGCACTGTGAGCGGGGCCTACGCCAACGGCATCGGCACGGGCAACAGCAACAACGTCAAGATCCTGCGCAACACGGTCACGGGGCTCGGTGACCCGGGCAGCGGGAACTACAAGGAGCCGCCGGGCCTGGGCATCTTCGGGTGGGGCGGCAAGAACTTTCTGGCCGAGGGCAACGTCCTGAGGAACATCACCAACACCGCCACGAAGACGGAGGGCATCGCCAACACGACCTACCGGGGCAACACCATCGACGGTTTCGGCAAGGACGGTATCAAGATCATGCCGCGTCCCGGCTACAGCACGTCGGTGGCCGGTGCAGTGGTTGAGGGCAACACCATCCGCAACCGCCACCCGTGGGCGGCCGACGGCACCTCGTATATCCTGTTCCACTCGGTGCAAGGCGGCCGGGTCGCGGGCAACAAGATCGAGAGCACCTATCGCCCGGGGCACTTTTACGAGGAAGACGCCGTCCGCGTGAACACCTTCTCGAAAGGGCCGCCCTCGCGCGACATCGTCATCGAGGGCAACGAGATCGTCGGCACTCGCCGTGGGGTGCGCCTGGAGGCGGACGGGACCGTCTTTCGCGGCAACACGGTGCGGGGCCAGGACCCCTGGGCACGCTCCGGCCTGATCGTATCTGCCAACGGGGTCAGCGTGGCGAACAATACCTTCGACGGGCCCGTCATCGGCGTGCTGCTCGACAGTGGCGTGGCCCGCACCCGCGTGGAGAACAACCGCTTCGCAAATAATTCCGGGTCGGGCGTGTACGCGGACAACGACAACTCCGACACGACCGTCGGCGGCAACTCCTTCGGGGTGGGCGTGGCACAGCGCGTCGTGGGACGGGTGAACGGTTGCCGTTCCAACGAATGCTGA